A window of Sphingobacterium sp. SRCM116780 contains these coding sequences:
- the floA gene encoding flotillin-like protein FloA (flotillin-like protein involved in membrane lipid rafts) → MDPNFSFALMIVGCVVALFLLLYLLPVNLWFTAQLSNVKISLLNLVLMRLRKVPPSLVTNAMITSTKAGLNITSNDIETHYLAGGNVNKVIRALISADKANIPLDFKLATAIDLAGRDVFDAVQLSVNPQVINTPPVAAVAKDGIQLIAKARVTVRANINQLVGGAGEETILARVGEGIVTTIGSSENHKQVLENPDRISKTVLSKGLDSGTAFEILSIDIADIDIGENVGAKLQTDQAEADLKVANARAEERRAMAVANEQEMRAKAQEARAKVIEAESQLPLAMAEAFKNGNLGVMDYYKMQNIQADTDMRTSISKPGHDTKGHKD, encoded by the coding sequence ATGGATCCAAATTTTTCCTTTGCCTTAATGATTGTAGGCTGTGTAGTAGCCTTATTTCTTTTACTTTACTTATTGCCTGTCAATCTGTGGTTCACTGCACAATTGTCTAATGTTAAAATTAGTTTATTGAATTTGGTTTTGATGAGACTTCGTAAAGTACCTCCATCTTTGGTTACGAATGCGATGATTACATCAACGAAAGCTGGGTTAAATATTACCTCCAATGATATCGAAACTCATTATTTGGCAGGGGGAAACGTGAATAAAGTAATTAGGGCTTTAATTTCAGCAGATAAAGCAAATATTCCTTTGGATTTTAAACTAGCAACAGCGATTGATTTGGCTGGGCGTGATGTTTTTGATGCAGTTCAATTATCTGTAAATCCTCAAGTAATCAATACACCTCCCGTAGCAGCTGTAGCAAAAGATGGCATTCAATTGATTGCTAAAGCAAGGGTAACGGTTAGGGCTAATATCAACCAATTAGTGGGAGGGGCAGGTGAAGAGACTATTTTAGCTCGTGTGGGCGAAGGTATTGTAACAACAATTGGATCGTCAGAAAATCACAAACAGGTTTTAGAAAATCCAGATCGTATTTCAAAAACTGTTCTTTCAAAAGGATTGGATAGTGGTACTGCATTTGAAATATTATCAATTGATATTGCTGATATTGACATCGGTGAGAACGTAGGTGCAAAATTACAAACGGATCAAGCTGAAGCAGATTTGAAAGTAGCAAATGCGCGAGCTGAAGAACGTCGAGCCATGGCAGTTGCGAATGAACAAGAGATGCGGGCAAAAGCACAAGAGGCAAGAGCGAAAGTAATTGAAGCTGAGTCTCAATTACCTTTGGCCATGGCGGAAGCTTTTAAAAATGGAAATTTAGGAGTAATGGACTATTACAAGATGCAAAATATTCAAGCGGATACAGATATGAGAACTTCTATTTCTAAACCAGGACACGATACAAAAGGACATAAGGATTAA
- a CDS encoding chemotaxis protein CheB — MRTNNKILLLGGSAGGFSVILELLKSIPTSFPIPILVIIHRNPKFHSNFENAFKNAFTIEIKSAEDKEQIETGKVYFAPPGYHLLIEPDFKLSLDISEPVQFSRPSIDVTFESAAEVYKENCIAILFSGANQDGAKGLLKIKNSGGICIVQDPTEAEVPTMPQSAIDIGAQHFIYSTEEIIKYIHQLK; from the coding sequence ATGAGAACAAATAACAAAATCTTATTATTAGGTGGATCTGCAGGAGGGTTCAGCGTTATTTTAGAATTGTTAAAATCTATTCCTACATCTTTTCCAATACCTATCCTTGTTATTATACACCGGAATCCAAAGTTTCATTCTAATTTCGAAAATGCGTTTAAAAATGCGTTTACGATAGAGATCAAGTCTGCTGAAGATAAAGAACAAATCGAAACAGGTAAAGTATACTTTGCACCTCCAGGTTATCATTTATTAATTGAACCAGATTTCAAATTATCATTGGATATCTCAGAACCTGTCCAATTTTCTAGACCTTCAATTGATGTTACTTTTGAATCTGCAGCTGAAGTTTATAAAGAGAACTGTATTGCTATTTTATTTTCAGGAGCCAATCAAGATGGAGCAAAAGGTTTATTAAAGATTAAAAATTCTGGCGGAATATGTATTGTTCAAGATCCAACAGAAGCTGAAGTCCCTACGATGCCTCAATCAGCTATAGATATTGGTGCGCAACATTTTATTTATTCAACAGAAGAAATAATCAAATATATTCATCAATTAAAATAA
- a CDS encoding response regulator → MKKLRFQQQLIIGIIFSFLIILSAALLFFTQLDRHIAYEQSIIQASESKFDQIENIKKSVAAVNDVKLEYYTDKKESIYTPYARELTTILDAIKNLSNSDQYYTIDNNKLNTLKNTILEFYDFEQDIELNKKNEFHVLNVNHKRSDIQNQLTIFTKELQDQRKELILSSNNKLMTIRHVTYVLVFIGLSIMVYIFVVTLRVFKILKKSINDEKKSNAELVKLTNKIEQDNYFLNNINLLDENLRGDFNEIEIANIGLKSICKTTNALAGTVYVKKEDSNFFSLLAKQGIPAGIDLKNIISEGDGLLNDVIEQQNFRIIHDVDAARYAVSSSLIDKFQTHLYLIPIVYENESIGIIELACQSDNKKEHQHIEYLKSVSRILAISLKVAQAHTKMAELYEELQQQTEELEAQQEELRTTNEELSYKTNLLEASEEELRVQQEELVQTNNELDEKANLLQQQNNELEKAKDNIALKIKEVELASKYKSEFMANMSHELRTPLNSILILAKLLQDNKNKNLTPEQIKYSAVIHNAGSDLLHLINDLLDLAKIESGKVELSQENIDIKDLTNYIEDFFKNAAEDKKINFKIALAGDVPTHFISDEYRLQQILKNLISNAFKFTNPGGDVTINIDKTIDNHLLFKVVDTGIGIAPDKQKLIFEAFKQEDGSTSRKYGGTGLGLSICRETSQLLGGKIDLMSEVGAGSTFILTIPLVTSASSVEEVKNKTVVNEEKTAIVKSIESSSKIPENKSSNKVIEDSNTLLIIEDDLVFADILKDYAEVNNYHVTLAHDGEQGLEKALTLKPKAIILDIMLPKIDGWNVLKALKANEDTKSIPVHMMSAGTYLHNEPISAGAIGFMSKPVSEESLEKTFEKIRSMITTSVKRVLLIEDHQIQSDFIKNGLEEEKLIVDQAYDANKASELLANKANKYDCIILDLHLPDKSGLELLDEIKADATYAETPIIINTAMELTSEQTSRILKHSQAMVLKSAKSNDRLIDEVHLFLNKINQDPENKAIVSYKTKDFIPEKTLENKTILLADDDMRNIFALSSAFEDLNVRVEIANNGQEALDLLNKENKIDLVLMDIMMPIMDGYEAIENIRKNKKYQDLPIIAVTAKAMKGDKEKAIEAGANDYISKPIDIDKLISLIRVWVS, encoded by the coding sequence ATGAAAAAGCTACGTTTTCAACAACAACTTATCATTGGGATTATATTTTCATTTCTAATTATCCTCTCTGCTGCTTTATTATTCTTTACCCAATTAGATAGGCATATTGCCTATGAACAATCCATCATTCAAGCTTCTGAATCAAAATTTGATCAAATTGAGAATATAAAAAAGAGCGTTGCAGCCGTAAATGATGTCAAATTAGAATACTATACAGATAAAAAAGAAAGTATTTATACTCCCTATGCCCGAGAGCTTACAACTATATTAGATGCTATTAAAAACTTAAGTAATTCTGATCAGTATTATACAATCGATAATAACAAATTAAATACTTTAAAAAATACAATATTAGAATTCTACGATTTCGAACAGGATATTGAATTAAATAAAAAAAATGAATTTCATGTTTTAAACGTTAATCATAAGAGATCGGATATTCAAAACCAATTAACAATATTCACCAAAGAACTACAGGACCAAAGAAAAGAATTAATCCTGAGTTCCAATAATAAATTAATGACGATAAGACATGTTACCTACGTTTTGGTATTTATTGGCTTATCCATCATGGTCTATATTTTCGTTGTTACATTAAGAGTATTCAAGATCTTAAAAAAGAGTATTAATGACGAGAAAAAATCCAATGCAGAATTAGTAAAACTGACTAATAAGATTGAGCAAGACAATTATTTTTTAAATAACATTAATCTCTTGGATGAAAATTTGAGAGGAGATTTTAATGAAATAGAGATTGCTAATATTGGATTAAAAAGTATTTGTAAAACAACCAACGCATTGGCTGGTACAGTATATGTAAAAAAAGAAGATAGTAACTTTTTCTCTCTATTAGCCAAACAAGGAATTCCCGCTGGCATAGATTTAAAAAATATAATTTCAGAAGGAGATGGTCTGTTAAATGATGTAATTGAGCAACAAAACTTTCGAATAATTCATGATGTGGATGCTGCCAGATATGCTGTTTCTTCTTCCTTAATTGATAAATTTCAAACACATTTATATTTAATACCGATTGTTTATGAAAATGAATCCATTGGTATTATCGAGTTAGCTTGTCAAAGCGATAATAAAAAAGAACATCAACATATTGAATACTTGAAAAGTGTCAGTAGAATACTTGCTATTAGTTTAAAAGTGGCTCAGGCACATACGAAGATGGCCGAACTATATGAAGAATTACAACAACAGACAGAAGAATTAGAAGCTCAACAAGAAGAATTAAGAACGACAAACGAAGAGTTAAGTTATAAAACTAACTTATTAGAGGCTTCAGAAGAAGAACTTAGAGTACAACAGGAAGAATTAGTTCAAACAAATAATGAATTAGATGAAAAAGCTAATTTATTGCAACAGCAAAATAATGAGCTAGAGAAGGCAAAGGATAATATTGCATTAAAGATCAAAGAGGTTGAATTAGCGTCTAAATATAAATCGGAATTTATGGCAAATATGAGCCATGAATTACGTACCCCTTTAAATAGTATCTTAATATTGGCCAAGCTATTACAAGATAATAAAAATAAAAATCTCACCCCAGAACAAATCAAATATTCAGCAGTCATTCATAATGCAGGATCAGATTTACTCCACTTAATTAATGATCTCTTAGATCTCGCAAAAATAGAATCTGGAAAAGTAGAACTGTCTCAAGAAAACATCGATATCAAAGACTTAACTAATTATATTGAAGATTTTTTCAAAAATGCCGCAGAAGATAAAAAAATTAATTTTAAAATAGCTCTAGCTGGAGATGTGCCCACTCATTTCATCTCTGATGAATATCGATTACAGCAGATTTTAAAAAATCTAATCTCCAATGCGTTCAAATTTACCAATCCAGGTGGCGATGTAACGATTAACATTGACAAAACTATTGATAATCACCTTCTATTTAAAGTTGTAGACACTGGAATAGGTATTGCACCAGATAAACAAAAATTAATATTTGAAGCATTCAAACAGGAAGATGGCTCTACTAGTCGGAAATATGGGGGAACAGGTTTGGGATTATCCATTTGCAGAGAAACATCTCAATTATTAGGTGGAAAAATTGATTTGATGAGCGAAGTTGGTGCTGGGAGTACTTTTATATTAACAATCCCGCTTGTTACATCGGCAAGTTCAGTAGAAGAGGTCAAAAATAAAACAGTAGTTAATGAAGAAAAAACAGCTATCGTTAAAAGTATTGAATCTTCTTCAAAAATACCGGAAAATAAATCGTCAAATAAGGTTATTGAAGATTCAAATACGTTATTGATCATTGAAGATGATTTAGTTTTTGCTGATATATTAAAAGACTATGCAGAGGTCAACAATTATCATGTTACTCTTGCTCATGATGGAGAACAGGGTTTAGAAAAAGCATTAACGCTTAAACCAAAAGCAATCATACTAGACATTATGCTACCTAAAATAGATGGTTGGAATGTTTTGAAAGCATTAAAAGCAAACGAAGATACCAAATCAATACCTGTACATATGATGTCAGCAGGAACATATCTGCATAACGAGCCGATAAGTGCAGGCGCTATTGGATTTATGTCAAAGCCAGTATCGGAGGAATCTTTGGAGAAAACATTTGAAAAAATTAGATCAATGATTACAACTTCTGTTAAAAGAGTGTTACTTATTGAGGATCATCAGATTCAAAGTGATTTTATCAAAAATGGTTTAGAAGAAGAGAAGTTAATTGTTGATCAAGCTTATGATGCCAATAAAGCAAGCGAGTTATTGGCTAATAAAGCAAACAAATATGACTGTATTATTTTAGATCTACATCTTCCTGATAAGTCTGGATTAGAATTATTAGACGAAATTAAGGCAGATGCAACTTATGCCGAAACACCAATAATTATTAATACAGCAATGGAGTTGACTTCAGAACAAACTTCAAGAATTTTAAAACATTCCCAAGCAATGGTTTTAAAATCTGCAAAGTCTAATGATAGACTCATTGATGAGGTTCACTTATTCTTAAACAAAATAAATCAGGATCCAGAAAATAAAGCTATTGTAAGTTATAAAACAAAAGATTTTATTCCTGAAAAAACATTAGAAAACAAAACAATTCTATTAGCTGACGATGATATGAGAAATATTTTTGCATTATCGAGTGCTTTTGAAGATCTGAATGTTCGTGTTGAAATTGCAAATAATGGACAAGAGGCTTTAGATTTGTTAAATAAAGAAAATAAAATTGATCTTGTATTAATGGACATTATGATGCCTATTATGGATGGTTACGAGGCCATAGAAAATATACGTAAAAACAAAAAGTATCAGGATTTGCCAATTATAGCCGTCACTGCAAAGGCAATGAAAGGTGATAAAGAAAAAGCAATCGAAGCAGGCGCAAATGATTATATCAGTAAACCAATTGATATCGATAAATTGATTTCTTTAATACGTGTTTGGGTTAGTTAA
- a CDS encoding CheR family methyltransferase produces MLNYSELEEIIEIIKNFHSLDISGYSKASLKRRVTRIMDINKFDLIELKSNLINQEGFMHYFILEMTVNVTEMFRDPDFYTSIKTKLFPYLETYPHIKIWSAGCSTGEEVYSLAILLKESNLLSRSFIYGTDINHNVIEKAKKGIYSLTKLKEYSENYIKTNTEHSLSEYYTAMYDAAAIQNDLKKNILFSIHNLISDGVFNEFQLITCRNVLIYFDVALQQKVFDLFYNSLCKLGFLCLGSKESMINYKHSDRFKLVDKKNNIYQKIA; encoded by the coding sequence ATGTTAAACTATTCTGAATTAGAAGAAATTATTGAAATTATTAAGAATTTTCACAGTTTAGATATATCTGGATATTCAAAAGCCTCTTTAAAAAGACGCGTTACTCGTATTATGGATATCAACAAATTTGATCTTATCGAACTAAAATCTAATCTGATTAATCAAGAAGGCTTTATGCATTATTTCATTTTAGAAATGACTGTCAATGTCACTGAAATGTTTCGAGATCCAGATTTTTATACATCTATAAAAACAAAACTATTTCCCTATTTAGAAACTTATCCACATATAAAAATATGGAGTGCTGGTTGTTCAACAGGTGAAGAAGTGTACTCTTTAGCAATCTTGTTGAAAGAATCTAATCTACTTAGTCGCTCGTTTATTTATGGAACAGATATCAATCACAATGTGATTGAGAAAGCAAAAAAAGGTATTTATAGTTTAACTAAACTCAAAGAATATTCTGAAAATTACATCAAAACAAACACCGAACATTCACTATCGGAGTATTATACAGCGATGTATGATGCAGCAGCCATTCAAAATGATTTGAAGAAAAATATTCTATTTTCTATTCACAATTTGATCTCTGACGGTGTATTTAATGAATTTCAATTGATTACCTGTCGTAATGTACTTATATATTTTGATGTAGCCTTACAACAAAAAGTATTCGATCTATTTTACAATTCTTTATGTAAATTAGGTTTTTTGTGTTTAGGTTCTAAAGAATCGATGATTAATTACAAGCATTCAGATCGGTTCAAATTAGTTGATAAAAAGAATAACATCTATCAAAAAATAGCTTAA